The genomic interval TTGCGGTGTATAATAATTTCTTCTGGTCAAAAATAGTTGATCAATTTGAATCAGCATATGAATTAGGAATGAAAGTGGTGAGGACAAGTGCCTGTCGGAACAGTGAAGTGGTACGACGCGGAGCGTGGTTTCGGCTTTGTCTCCAATCCAGGTGGTGAAGATTGCTTCGTAGGTAAGCAAGTACTTCCCAAGGGAGTCACCGAATTGCACAAGGGACAGCGAATCGATTTTGACTTCGCCGCAGGCCGTAAGGGCCCTCAAGCACTTCGAATAAAGATTCTTGAAACTCCACGCAGGCGTCCACAGCACAAATACAAGCCAGAAGAGCTCAACGGAATGATCTCTGACCTCATCACGCTTCTAGAAAGTGGAGTGCAACCAGGCCTTGCCAAAGGGCAATACCCGGAGCACAAAGCTGGAGCGCAGGTAGCAGAAATTCTTCGCGTTGTTGCGAAGGAGCTTGAGTCTTAAAACAATAAGGAGAGGATCCGAAAACGGATCCTCTCCTTATTGTTTGTGAGTGAGTTACTCGTTCATCGTGGATAGCGACCACGTGACGGTGTAAGGGCTTTCCTCACCATTTTCATCCTCACCGATCATCACAGCGGACACTTCCACTACGACCAGACGTGGGCGCTCCGCACCCTCTTCGGTTGGATCCACAGAACCAGGAACGGTTGCCTCGGTGGCGTCGTAACTGGTGTGGTAGAACTCGTCATTTGCAGCCGGATCATCATAAATGGTCAACAAGTACCAGTCATGATCATGAATTGCCTCTGGAATCGTCAGGTGCAACTCTTCATCAGCACCAACTTCCAGCGTTGGCACCTCGTTCTCTTCGCATTCAACACCTGGTTCACACATGCTGAATGGGAATACCTCGATTTCACCAGCGGGAGAAGATGCTGAGATAGAGATCTCTTGGGGGAGTGGCTCTGGGCGATTGTTCCACCATTGCTGGAACACCACAGACAAAATCACCACCAATAACACAGCAACGATAAGGCTGAGAATCTGAATGAGGTTTTTACGCTTGGTCTTCCGGCTTGCCATGAGTCTTGATTCTAGTCAGCAGGGACGAATCTAACCTCATAGAGGTCAGGCCAACGCTTACCAGTGATATAAAAACGATCGGAATCCGGAATATGTGCAATGCCGTTGAGCACATTGTTTGTATCTGGTGTGGCGTTGTTAGGAATATTTGAGGCATCGATCACTGCGGTGACTTCGCCGGAGTTCGGATCGATTCGCATGATGTCTGTATCGAGGAAAATATTGGCATATACCTCGCCATCAACGCATTCGAGCTCATTGAGGTTCCCAACCGGAGAGCCGTCTAGTGTCACATCTACAGTGCTGTTC from Corynebacterium glutamicum ATCC 13032 carries:
- a CDS encoding DUF2771 domain-containing protein codes for the protein MASRKTKRKNLIQILSLIVAVLLVVILSVVFQQWWNNRPEPLPQEISISASSPAGEIEVFPFSMCEPGVECEENEVPTLEVGADEELHLTIPEAIHDHDWYLLTIYDDPAANDEFYHTSYDATEATVPGSVDPTEEGAERPRLVVVEVSAVMIGEDENGEESPYTVTWSLSTMNE
- a CDS encoding cold-shock protein, with the protein product MPVGTVKWYDAERGFGFVSNPGGEDCFVGKQVLPKGVTELHKGQRIDFDFAAGRKGPQALRIKILETPRRRPQHKYKPEELNGMISDLITLLESGVQPGLAKGQYPEHKAGAQVAEILRVVAKELES